Within candidate division WOR-3 bacterium, the genomic segment AAGAACAATATTGGGGAACCTTGGAATCAGTTTTTGCCGCACCTGTGCCCAGATGGGTTTTCGCCTTGGGAATGGCTTTACATTCAACACTTCATCAAGGATTAATGATTTTCTTTCAGTTATTAGTAATCAATTTAATATTTAAATTAACCATAAACCCATCAGGTATTTTACCCTCACTAATTATTGTCGGTTTGATGTTAATTGCATTATATGGATTTGGAATGATGATTGCAAGTTTAACCTTAATCCTCAAGCAAGGATGGTTAGTCTCCGAAGCGCTGTCCGGAATTATGATGGTAATCACACCAATTGCTTATCCATTAGCGGTTTTACCGGTTTTTATGCAAAAAGCATCGTTGTTCTTGCCGACAACTTATGGAGTAATGACCGTGCGCCATTTTCTCATTGGTGAAAATATGCAGTTTTCTGTAGCCTCGGCTTTTATCCGGCTTATAATTTTAGGAGTCGTGTGGGTTGGGTTTGGGCTTTTGGTTTTCGAAATCATCGACCGTCGAACTCGACGCACCGGCACAATTGCACATTACTAATTCAAACTACAAAGTCAAAAATGCAAAATGACATATCAAAAAGTCCTACAATGCAGTTTATATTCTGCGTTACATTTTGATTTTTGATATTTGATTTTTAATTTCATATGATTGGTATTACCATCGGTGACCCTTCAGGTATTGGACCGGAAATTGTGCTCA encodes:
- a CDS encoding ABC transporter permease, producing the protein VALVGGKTSESLQRLTGTNDLITFVTLGYIFIGFLNMALWAMGFSLRKEQYWGTLESVFAAPVPRWVFALGMALHSTLHQGLMIFFQLLVINLIFKLTINPSGILPSLIIVGLMLIALYGFGMMIASLTLILKQGWLVSEALSGIMMVITPIAYPLAVLPVFMQKASLFLPTTYGVMTVRHFLIGENMQFSVASAFIRLIILGVVWVGFGLLVFEIIDRRTRRTGTIAHY